A window of Castanea sativa cultivar Marrone di Chiusa Pesio chromosome 1, ASM4071231v1 contains these coding sequences:
- the LOC142615058 gene encoding formin-like protein 18 isoform X2, protein MALFRKFFYRKPPEGLLEISERVYVFDCCFTTDVWEEDEYKVYIGGIVGQLREHSPDASFMVFNFREGENQSQICNILSEYDMTVMDYPRHYEGCPLLTMEMIHHFLRSSESWLSLGQQNVLLMHCERGGWPVLAFMLASLLIYRKQYTGEQKTLDMIYKQAPRVLLQLMSPLNPLPSQIRYLQYVSRRNVGSEWPPLDRALTLDCVIIRFIPNMDGAGGCRPIFRIYGQDPFMAADRTTKVLFSTSKRSKLVRHYNQEDCELVKFDIHCHIQGDVVLECISLDDDLEREQMMFRVMFNTAFIRSNILMLNRDDIDVVWNVKDQFPKDFRAEVLFSDMDAAGPPISIDMTGFEEKEGLPVEAFAKVQEIFSNVDWLDPKADAALNVIQQITASNILQESLEAASVLTAETGSSLQDSTLEKLKSESSASENNIRCLTSMDMLQQIKVSNAIQKILDPVHSAEVGSLLLDSTSENLKSQLKASDKITRDPTLMDQGKQSTSSFEPSLDSLLLRKKIEPQELPFALQRPAQPKIISQRGPQTSLSAPVSYSNSLQGSPVPISRYHSAPSALGITALLHDHAASSSEEVKHALTVSLPSPTSLAAISSTPKPVQPTIVPIPPTTTPPLPPFSLQSSMDSPTSQSMPLPISSAADSSPSTIQSSLPPPPPPPPPLEASPSFAIKSSCTIPSPPPPPPSLAGAPSLSVKNSFSTPPPPPPPPPTLTGTFPSSSIRDSFSTPPHPPPPLPPPPPSPGIRSVLPVKNSAVTSAPPPSPPPPPHSRVASGPDKTSSAPAPPPPPALFVNGLTKVGSSAPQSSSVVSNGNVPPIPGPPSGAPFSAKGRGLSRIGSRNLAQPKKSNLKPYHWLKLTRAMSGSLWAEAQKSDEATKAPEFDMSELESLFSTALPNSDHGSTGGKSNRRACGPKSEKVQLIELRRAYNCEIMLSKVKVPLPDLMSLVLALDESALDIDQVENLIKFCPTKEEIELLKGYGGNKENLGKCEQFFLELMKVPRVESKLRVFSFKIQFRYQVSDLRKNLNVVNSASEEIRNSVKLKRIMQTILSLGNALNHGTARGSAIGFRLDSLLKLTDTRARNNKMTLMHYLCKL, encoded by the exons ATGGCTTTGTTCCGCAAGTTCTTTTATAGAAAGCCACCTGAAGGGCTTTTGGAGATCTCTGAAAGGGTTTATG TATTTGATTGCTGCTTCACAACGGATGTTTGGGAAGAAGATGAATATAAAGTCTATATAGGAGGTATAGTTGGTCAACTCCGCGAACACTCCCCTGATGCTTCGTTCATGGTCTTCAACTTTCGAGAAGGAGAGAACCAAAGCCAGATATGTAACATATTGTCTGAATATGATATGACGGTGATGGATTATCCACGACACTATGAAGGTTGCCCGTTACTCACAATGGAGATGATCCACCACTTTTTGAGATCAAGTGAAAGCTGGCTGTCACTCGGGCAACAAAATGTGCTTTTGATGCATTGTGAACGTGGTGGATGGCCGGTTTTGGCTTTCATGCTGGCTTCCCTCCTGATTTACAGGAAGCAGTACACTGGTGAACAAAAAACTCTGGACATGATTTACAAGCAAGCACCACGGGTACTTTTGCAGTTAATGTCACCACTGAATCCATTGCCTTCGCAAATCAGGTACCTTCAGTATGTATCCAGAAGAAATGTCGGCTCAGAATGGCCTCCGCTGGACAGGGCCCTTACGTTAGACTGTGTCATAATTAGATTCATTCCTAATATGGATGGAGCGGGTGGTTGCCGTCCAATATTTAGGATCTATGGACAGGATCCTTTTATGGCTGCTGATCGGACCACCAAAGTTCTGTTCTCGACTTCAAAGAGGAGCAAACTTGTTCGGCACTACAATCAG GAAGATTGTGAACTTGTTAAATTTGACATCCATTGCCACATCCAAGGTGATGTCGTTCTTGAGTGCATTAGTTTGGATGATGATCTGGAACGTGAACAGATGATGTTTCGGGTTATGTTCAATACAGCCTTTATAAGATCAAATATTTTGATGCTTAATCGTGATGACATCGATGTCGTATGGAATGTGAAGGATCAATTTCCCAAGGATTTTAGAGCAGAG GTTCTTTTCTCGGATATGGATGCTGCTGGTCCGCCTATTTCAATTGATATGACTGGTTTTGAGGAGAAAGAAGGGCTTCCTGTGGAAGCATTTGCTAAAGTTCAAGAGATTTTTAGCAATGTGGATTGGCTAGATCCAAAAGCTGATGCAGCACTAAATGTtattcaacaaatcacagcATCTAATATTCTTCAGGAAAGTCTGGAGGCCGCTTCTGTTCTCACTGCTGAAACAGGTAGCTCGTTGCAAGATtcaactcttgaaaaactaaaatcagAATCCAGTGCCTCTGAAAACAACATCAGGTGCCTCACATCGATGGATATGCTCCAACAAATCAAAGTATCAAATGCCATTCAAAAAATATTGGATCCTGTGCATTCTGCAGAAGTGGGTAGCTTGTTGCTGGATTCAACTTCAGAAAATCTAAAATCACAATTAAAGGCCTCAGATAAAATCACCAGGGATCCCACGTTGATGGACCAGGGAAAACAATCTACATCCTCTTTTGAACCATCACTAGATTCTCTTTTACTTAGGAAGAAGATTGAACCCCAAGAGTTACCGTTTGCTCTCCAACGGCCTGCCCAGCCTAAGATCATTTCCCAAAGAGGACCTCAAACTTCCCTATCTGCTCCAGTTTCATATTCTAATTCTTTGCAGGGTTCACCTGTGCCTATATCAAGATACCATAGTGCGCCCTCAGCCCTTGGCATTACAGCTTTATTGCATGATCATGCTGCATCTAGTAGTGAAGAGGTTAAGCATGCGTTGACAGTATCTTTACCTTCTCCCACTTCTTTGGCTGCTATTTCAAGTACACCTAAACCTGTACAGCCAACTATTGTGCCTATTCCTCCAACAACAACACCTCCACTGCCCCCTTTCTCATTGCAATCTTCAATGGATTCTCCTACATCTCAGTCAATGCCTCTACCAATTTCAAGTGCGGCAGATTCTTCACCCTCCACAATACAGTCATCAttacctcctcctccccctccaCCCCCTCCTTTAGAGGCATCTCCATCCTTTGCTATCAAGAGTTCATGTACAATCCCCTCTCCCcctcctccaccaccttcaTTGGCTGGGGCGCCATCTTTGTCTGTCAAGAATTCATTTTCAACTCCCCCACCCCCACCTCCGCCTCCGCCTACTTTGACTGGAACATTCCCATCTTCCAGTATTAGAGACTCATTTTCAACTCCCCCTcaccctcctcctcctcttcctcctcctcctccatcccCTGGCATTCGTTCTGTACTACCTGTAAAGAACTCAGCAGTTACATCTGCCCCTCCTCCatcacctcctcctcctccacattCTAGAGTTGCTTCAGGTCCTGATAAAACATCTTCAGCACCagcaccaccccctcctccagctctGTTTGTGAATGGGTTAACGAAAGTGGGTAGTTCTGCTCCACAGTCTTCCTCTGTAGTTAGTAATGGAAATGTACCTCCAATTCCTGGACCACCTTCTGGTGCTCCATTCAGTGCAAAGGGACGTGGCCTATCACGTATAGGTTCTAGAAATCTGGCTCAGCCTAAAAAGTCTAATCTCAAGCCATATCATTGGTTAAAGTTGACAAGGGCCATGTCAGGAAGCTTATGGGCTGAGGCACAGAAATCTGATGAAGCTACTAA GGCTCCAGAGTTTGACATGTCAGAACTTGAGAGTCTTTTCTCTACAGCTTTGCCAAATTCAGATCATGGAAGCACAGGAGGAAAATCAAATCGCCGTGCCTGTGGACCTAAGTCTGAAAAAGTTCAGCTG ATTGAGCTAAGGCGAGCATATAATTGTGAAATCATGCTTTCAAAAGTTAAAGTCCCTTTGCCTGATTTGATG AGTTTAGTCCTGGCCTTGGATGAGTCAGCGCTAGATATTGATCAGGTTGAGAACCTCATAAAGTTTTGTCCAACGAAAGAAGAGATAGAATTGCTAAAG GGTTATGGTGGAAATAAGGAAAACTTGGGAAAATGTGAACAG TTCTTCTTAGAATTGATGA